A part of Kiritimatiellia bacterium genomic DNA contains:
- a CDS encoding GDYXXLXY domain-containing protein yields the protein MNRRVLLILFLAACAAQWVAATWKIVERELTLRYGDVYKFKTAPVDPVDAFRGRYVAVRVEPDTVPFDGPWTREQGGWYFAELAVGEDGFARFVGLHDRCPPGKPSIRTRLASFNDPEKKAWLKLPLDRFYMSERLAPEAERAYGEHSRQGAQDAWLQVRVWRGRAAIEDLYIGDRPILDVVR from the coding sequence ATGAACCGCCGCGTCCTGCTCATCCTCTTCCTGGCCGCCTGCGCCGCGCAGTGGGTCGCCGCGACGTGGAAGATCGTCGAGCGCGAACTGACCCTGCGGTATGGCGACGTCTATAAATTCAAGACCGCCCCGGTGGACCCGGTGGACGCCTTCCGCGGCCGCTACGTGGCCGTCCGCGTGGAGCCGGACACGGTTCCCTTCGACGGGCCATGGACGCGCGAGCAGGGCGGATGGTACTTCGCCGAGCTGGCCGTGGGCGAAGACGGGTTCGCGCGCTTCGTCGGGCTTCATGACCGGTGCCCGCCCGGGAAGCCGAGCATCCGGACCCGCCTCGCTTCGTTCAACGACCCGGAAAAGAAAGCCTGGCTCAAGCTTCCGCTGGACCGGTTTTACATGAGCGAGCGCCTCGCCCCGGAGGCCGAGCGCGCCTATGGCGAGCACAGCCGGCAGGGCGCGCAGGACGCCTGGCTGCAAGTCCGCGTCTGGCGCGGGCGAGCGGCCATCGAGGACCTCTACATCGGCGACCGGCCGATCCTCGACGTCGT
- a CDS encoding DUF2157 domain-containing protein, with amino-acid sequence MTRKGTIQWLLNELPGLVGQGVLTPEQAESLRRHYRSAQPAAGRGWLLTLFAILGAVLIGFGIILLLAHNWEQISRPVRAGISLVLLLVGQIMAGRAVVRQNPSAGLREASSIFLMLVVGASMALIAQTYHVAADTESFVLTWMLLGLPLVYTHRAVLPVLFYLAGTSCWTLMTIETCGPSWYWLWLVLLMPYLAARVRENRYQARAALLLWGMAISLLAVSGAMVGEQVEEYLLLLYALLLGAFYLADSLWLEEAPTAWQRPMKMLGAGGIVLMAFIMSFEWDAGLLSAREFVGLLGSGVAGVVLGAALPLAYGALVGWTVRRGRWGLMAFGVFPLLVWLGPLLDDGLMWLVANGYLFALGLVILVSGARQRQLGKVNGGMLILGTLIIVRFFDSDLSFVAKGIVFILLGLGFLGANWIMLRRKGGAP; translated from the coding sequence ATGACTCGCAAAGGCACTATCCAGTGGCTGCTGAACGAACTGCCCGGGCTGGTGGGGCAGGGCGTGTTGACGCCGGAACAGGCGGAATCGCTGCGGCGCCACTATCGCTCCGCGCAGCCGGCGGCCGGCCGCGGGTGGCTGTTGACGCTCTTCGCGATCCTCGGCGCCGTGCTGATTGGATTCGGCATTATCCTGTTGCTGGCGCACAACTGGGAGCAGATATCGCGACCCGTGCGCGCGGGGATTTCCCTGGTCCTGCTGCTGGTCGGCCAAATCATGGCGGGCCGCGCGGTCGTTCGCCAGAACCCGTCCGCCGGCCTGCGGGAGGCGTCCTCGATCTTTCTCATGCTGGTCGTTGGCGCGTCGATGGCCCTGATCGCGCAGACCTATCACGTCGCCGCCGACACGGAGTCCTTTGTCCTGACCTGGATGCTGCTGGGCCTGCCGCTGGTCTACACGCATCGCGCGGTCCTGCCGGTCCTTTTCTATCTGGCCGGCACCTCATGCTGGACCCTCATGACCATCGAAACCTGCGGCCCGTCCTGGTACTGGCTGTGGCTGGTCTTGTTGATGCCGTACCTTGCGGCCCGTGTCCGCGAGAACCGGTACCAGGCCCGCGCGGCTCTGTTGCTGTGGGGTATGGCCATTAGCCTGCTGGCCGTGTCCGGCGCCATGGTGGGCGAGCAGGTCGAGGAATACCTGCTTCTGCTGTATGCCCTGCTGCTGGGCGCCTTCTATCTGGCGGATTCCTTGTGGCTGGAGGAGGCCCCGACGGCCTGGCAGCGCCCCATGAAAATGCTGGGGGCCGGCGGCATCGTGCTCATGGCTTTTATCATGAGCTTCGAATGGGACGCCGGCCTGCTTTCCGCCCGGGAATTCGTCGGGCTGCTCGGCAGCGGTGTGGCCGGCGTCGTACTGGGCGCCGCGCTCCCGCTGGCTTACGGGGCGCTGGTCGGCTGGACCGTTCGGCGGGGGCGGTGGGGCCTCATGGCCTTCGGGGTTTTCCCGTTGCTGGTCTGGCTCGGTCCCCTGCTGGACGACGGGCTGATGTGGCTGGTCGCGAACGGGTATTTGTTCGCGCTGGGCCTGGTCATCCTGGTTTCCGGCGCCCGCCAGCGGCAGCTCGGTAAGGTCAACGGCGGCATGCTGATCCTCGGCACGCTGATTATCGTGCGGTTCTTTGACAGCGATCTTTCCTTCGTGGCCAAGGGCATCGTGTTCATCCTCCTGGGGCTCGGGTTCCTCGGCGCCAACTGGATCATGCTGCGGCGGAAGGGAGGCGCGCCATGA